TAGATATAAAATCGTCTCCATCATTCGATTTCTCACAAACACGTCAGTTCTCATATAGTCTGTTTCGTTCCTCAGTGGGTGTTCCGGGCTCGTTCACACATCGGGTCGGGTCTCCGTCTGCCGGCAGGTCGTCGACCGTGAGTCACCGGCCGGTTCCAGTAGGTTTTACCCCCCGGCCCGCGAGGGCCCGGGTATGAGCGAGGACGTGCGGATCGAAGAGGACAGTCTCGGCGAGATGGAAGTCCCTACCGAGGCCTACTGGGGCGCACAGACCCAGCGCGCAGTGGAGAACTTCCCCGTCTCGGGGATCACCTTCCCCCGGCGGTTCATCCGCGCGCTCGGGATCGTCAAGAAGGCGGCCGCCCAAGCCAATCGCGACCTCGATCTCGTCGAGGACGAAACCGCCGACGCGATCGTTGAGGCCGCAGACGAGGTCATCGCCGGCGAGCACGACGAGGAGTTCCCCGTCGACGTCTTCCAGACGGGCTCGGGGACGTCCTCGAACATGAACGCGAACGAGGTGATCGCGAACCGCGCGACGGAGATCCGAGGCGGCGAGATCGGTTCGCGGGCCATTCACCCGAACGACCACGTCAACTACGGCCAGTCGAGCAACGACGTGATCCCCACGGCGATGCACGTCTCGGCGCTCGAAGCCCTCGAAAAGGACGTTCTGCCCGCCCTCGAATCCCTGGAGGGGGAACTCGAAGCCAAAGAAAAGGAGTTCGCCGACATCGTCAAGACCGGGCGAACCCACCTCCAGGACGCCACGCCGGTGACGCTGGGTCAGGAGTTCGGCGGCTACCGCACGCAGATCGAGAAGGGCCGCGCCCGCGTGAAGGCGGTGCGTGCGCACCTCTCGGAACTCGCACTCGGCGGGACCGCCGTCGGCACGGGACTGAACACCGATGAGAAGTTCCCCGAGAAGGCCGCCGAGTACATCAGCGAAGAGACGGGGGTCGAGTTCGTCGAGGCCGACAACCACTTCGAGGCCCAGGCCGCCCACGACGCGATGGTCGAGGCCCACGGCGCGCTGCGCGTGGTTGCCGGCTCGATGAACAAGATCGCAAACGACCTCCGGCTGCTCGCGTCGGGGCCGCGAAACGGTCTGGGCGAGCTCGAACAGCCCGAGAACCAGCCCGGCTCCTCGATCATGCCCGGCAAG
The DNA window shown above is from Halalkalicoccus jeotgali B3 and carries:
- a CDS encoding class II fumarate hydratase, with product MSEDVRIEEDSLGEMEVPTEAYWGAQTQRAVENFPVSGITFPRRFIRALGIVKKAAAQANRDLDLVEDETADAIVEAADEVIAGEHDEEFPVDVFQTGSGTSSNMNANEVIANRATEIRGGEIGSRAIHPNDHVNYGQSSNDVIPTAMHVSALEALEKDVLPALESLEGELEAKEKEFADIVKTGRTHLQDATPVTLGQEFGGYRTQIEKGRARVKAVRAHLSELALGGTAVGTGLNTDEKFPEKAAEYISEETGVEFVEADNHFEAQAAHDAMVEAHGALRVVAGSMNKIANDLRLLASGPRNGLGELEQPENQPGSSIMPGKINPVVAESVNQAHKQVVGNDAAVSAGGARGELDLNLYKPVLAHNFLESAGIIANAAEQFGERFVAKLEANAEHCEDQVEQSMALATALNPHIGYDKASDAAKTALKEGKTVREVVLEKGYLDEDEVDDVLDPELMTHRGILGQE